The following proteins are encoded in a genomic region of Oncorhynchus kisutch isolate 150728-3 linkage group LG6, Okis_V2, whole genome shotgun sequence:
- the LOC116374465 gene encoding protein FMC1 homolog, with protein sequence MPGETALITGERYCLAQEEALYASHSYLCLLISTRQHMALYDIYHGKGQHDTEEMAGIVGLRLPAQPGGRAGRSEGREKTLIPHQRVVKSSRWT encoded by the coding sequence ATCACTGGGGAGAGATATTGTCTTGCTCAGGAGGAGGCCCTCTATGCTTCGCACAGCTACCTCTGTCTGCTCATCTCCACACGGCAACACATGGCTCTCTACGACATCTACCATGGGAAAGGGCAGCATGACACAGAGGAGATGGCAGGAATTGTGGGACTCAGGCTGCCCGCCCAGCCTGGGGGAAGGGCTGGGAGAAGTGAAGGAAGGGAGAAGACTCTCATACCACACCAGAGGGTTGTAAAATCATCACGCTGGACCTAA